In a single window of the Delftia tsuruhatensis genome:
- the aceF gene encoding dihydrolipoyllysine-residue acetyltransferase — MALVEIQVPDIGDFDEVAVIEVLVKAGDQIKAEQSLITVESDKASMEIPSSHAGVLKELRVALGDKVKQGSIIAVVESADAAVPASAPATAAPAPAAAPVAAPAVAAAPAAAPAASGAAAQIDIKIPDIGDFKDVAVIEMLVKVGDTVTAEQSLFTVESDKASMEIPSPAAGTVTALTLKIGDTVNVGDVVGQMSVQGAAAPASQAAAPAPAAAAAPAPATAAPAAAAPAAAASAPAAAPAHNPTVAPTGKLPHASPSVRKFARELGVPLDEVKGSGNKGRITAEDIQSFTKSVMAGAVQTRAQAATAPKGGSGGGTGLDLLPWPKVDFAKFGPVERKDLSRIKKISGANLSRNWVMIPHVTNNDEADITDLEAFRVSTNKENEKSGVKVTMLAFVIKAVVAALKKFPEFNASLDGDTLVYKQYFHIGFAADTPNGLVVPVLRDADKKGILQISQEMGELAKKARDGKLGAADMQGGCFSISSLGGIGGTHFTPIINAPEVAILGLSKGQMKPVWDGKQFVPRLTLPLSLSYDHRVIDGASAARFNAYLGQVLADYRRILL; from the coding sequence ATGGCATTGGTAGAAATTCAAGTTCCCGATATCGGTGATTTCGATGAAGTCGCCGTGATCGAAGTGCTGGTCAAGGCCGGCGATCAGATCAAGGCCGAGCAGTCGCTGATCACCGTCGAGTCGGACAAGGCTTCGATGGAGATCCCGTCCAGCCACGCCGGCGTGCTCAAGGAGCTGCGCGTGGCCCTGGGTGACAAGGTCAAGCAAGGCAGCATCATCGCCGTGGTCGAGTCCGCCGACGCGGCGGTGCCCGCGTCCGCGCCTGCCACCGCAGCACCTGCTCCGGCCGCTGCCCCGGTGGCGGCACCAGCGGTGGCCGCCGCCCCCGCTGCCGCGCCCGCAGCCTCGGGTGCCGCTGCGCAGATCGACATCAAGATCCCCGACATTGGCGACTTCAAGGACGTGGCCGTGATCGAGATGCTGGTCAAAGTCGGCGACACCGTGACGGCCGAGCAATCGCTGTTCACCGTCGAGTCCGACAAGGCCTCGATGGAAATCCCGTCGCCCGCGGCGGGCACCGTCACGGCGCTGACGCTCAAGATCGGTGACACGGTCAACGTGGGCGATGTGGTGGGCCAGATGAGCGTGCAGGGCGCTGCCGCGCCTGCATCCCAGGCTGCGGCGCCGGCACCTGCCGCTGCAGCAGCCCCTGCACCGGCAACTGCTGCCCCGGCCGCTGCGGCTCCGGCTGCTGCCGCGTCGGCTCCCGCTGCTGCACCTGCCCACAACCCCACGGTGGCGCCCACGGGCAAGCTGCCCCATGCGTCGCCCTCGGTGCGCAAGTTCGCCCGCGAACTCGGCGTTCCGCTGGACGAGGTCAAGGGCTCGGGCAACAAGGGCCGTATCACGGCCGAGGACATCCAGTCCTTCACCAAGTCCGTCATGGCGGGTGCCGTGCAGACCAGGGCCCAGGCTGCCACGGCCCCCAAGGGTGGCTCGGGTGGGGGCACAGGCCTGGACCTGCTGCCCTGGCCCAAGGTGGACTTCGCCAAGTTCGGCCCGGTCGAGCGCAAGGACCTGTCGCGCATCAAGAAGATCAGTGGCGCCAACCTGTCGCGCAACTGGGTCATGATTCCCCACGTCACCAACAACGACGAGGCCGACATCACCGACCTGGAAGCCTTCCGGGTCTCCACCAACAAGGAGAACGAGAAGAGCGGCGTCAAGGTGACCATGCTGGCCTTTGTCATCAAGGCGGTGGTCGCGGCGCTCAAGAAGTTCCCCGAGTTCAACGCCTCGCTGGACGGCGACACCCTGGTCTACAAGCAGTACTTCCATATCGGCTTCGCGGCGGACACGCCCAATGGCCTGGTGGTACCCGTGCTGCGCGATGCCGACAAGAAGGGCATCCTGCAGATCAGCCAGGAAATGGGCGAGCTGGCCAAGAAGGCCCGCGACGGCAAGCTTGGCGCGGCCGACATGCAGGGCGGATGCTTCTCGATCTCGTCGCTGGGTGGTATCGGTGGCACGCACTTCACCCCCATCATCAACGCCCCCGAAGTGGCCATCCTGGGCCTGTCCAAGGGCCAGATGAAGCCGGTGTGGGATGGCAAGCAGTTCGTGCCGCGCCTGACGCTGCCACTGTCGCTGTCCTATGACCACCGTGTCATCGATGGCGCCTCGGCCGCGCGCTTCAACGCCTATCTGGGCCAGGTGCTGGCGGACTACCGCCGCATCCTGCTGTAA
- the tssK gene encoding type VI secretion system baseplate subunit TssK: MYSRKVVWSEGMFLRPQHFQQQERYLEFFTHARSLAAEPYYWGFRELEVNQEALALGKIVLNRASGVFPDGTPFSLPGQDSMVEPLEVAQTCKNERVFLAFPMRRVLATELSFDDSEPLARYIAEDAELTDSNAYGGEAALAQVAHMRAQLIPESRITDAWLRLGVVHVLERRNDGTVVLDHRFIAPSITYGQSKLLHSMVDDIAGLLLQRGEALAARVMQPGRGGISEVGDFMMLNIINRWQPKIAHLRDHQILHPERIYGHLLELAGELSTFTRESRRPIAYPVYDHDEPSACFEAVVNDIRRSLSMVLEQNAIPIELHERQYGVRVGVIPDLNLVKQASFVLAVFADLPTDVVRTRFPTQVKIGPVEKIRDLVNLHLPGVKLNPMPIAPRELPYHANYNYFQLDTTNELWDQLQRSSGVAMHVAGDFPGLRLEFWAIKP; this comes from the coding sequence ATGTATTCACGCAAGGTGGTTTGGTCTGAAGGAATGTTCCTGCGTCCCCAGCATTTCCAGCAGCAGGAAAGGTATCTGGAGTTTTTCACGCATGCGCGCTCGCTGGCGGCCGAGCCTTATTACTGGGGGTTCCGCGAGCTGGAGGTGAACCAGGAGGCGCTGGCGCTGGGCAAGATCGTGCTGAACCGTGCGTCCGGCGTCTTCCCCGATGGCACGCCGTTCAGCCTGCCGGGACAGGACTCCATGGTCGAACCGCTGGAAGTGGCGCAGACCTGCAAGAACGAGCGCGTCTTTCTCGCATTTCCCATGCGAAGGGTGCTGGCCACGGAACTGAGCTTCGACGACAGCGAGCCGCTGGCCCGATACATCGCCGAGGATGCGGAACTGACGGACTCGAACGCCTATGGAGGCGAGGCCGCGCTGGCCCAGGTGGCGCACATGCGGGCGCAATTGATTCCCGAGTCCCGGATCACCGACGCATGGCTGAGATTGGGCGTTGTGCATGTACTGGAGCGTCGCAATGATGGCACGGTGGTGCTGGACCATCGTTTCATTGCCCCATCGATCACCTATGGACAGAGCAAGCTGCTGCATTCCATGGTGGACGATATCGCCGGCCTGCTGCTGCAGCGTGGGGAGGCACTTGCCGCCCGCGTGATGCAGCCCGGGCGCGGCGGGATTTCCGAGGTCGGCGATTTCATGATGCTCAACATCATCAATCGTTGGCAGCCCAAGATCGCGCATTTGCGCGACCACCAGATCCTGCATCCGGAACGGATCTATGGGCACCTCTTGGAATTGGCGGGGGAGCTGTCCACCTTCACCCGGGAAAGCCGGCGGCCCATTGCCTATCCGGTCTATGACCACGATGAGCCCAGTGCCTGTTTCGAAGCGGTGGTCAACGATATCCGCCGCTCCCTGTCGATGGTGCTGGAGCAGAACGCCATCCCCATCGAATTGCACGAGCGCCAGTACGGTGTGCGTGTCGGCGTGATCCCGGACCTCAATCTGGTCAAGCAGGCCAGTTTCGTGCTGGCGGTATTTGCCGACCTGCCCACGGATGTGGTGCGCACGCGCTTTCCCACGCAGGTCAAGATCGGGCCGGTCGAGAAGATACGGGACCTGGTCAATCTGCACCTGCCTGGTGTGAAGCTCAACCCCATGCCCATCGCACCGCGCGAACTGCCCTATCACGCAAACTACAACTACTTCCAGCTCGACACCACCAACGAGTTGTGGGATCAATTGCAGCGCTCCAGCGGCGTTGCAATGCATGTGGCGGGGGATTTCCCCGGGTTGCGCCTGGAATTCTGGGCCATCAAGCCCTGA
- the tssJ gene encoding type VI secretion system lipoprotein TssJ — MYKFVAFAAALLLLSGCAGPRPSMPAPFTVVIVADKDLNPDRSGKATPVQVKLFRLKNAAAFNGGDFFTLYEKEEQILGSELVSKEVVTLQPGETKTILGKAGPEERLLGVFVAYRDIEKSVWRGLAPLPAPKELGRFSVFSPSFEASYVTVKLGANKVEVTSNITDVPVPTGGGLPGGGGLPLNLPIRF; from the coding sequence ATGTATAAATTTGTTGCGTTTGCAGCGGCATTGCTGTTGCTTTCCGGATGCGCCGGTCCCAGGCCTTCCATGCCCGCTCCCTTCACGGTGGTGATCGTGGCGGACAAGGACCTCAATCCCGACCGTAGTGGAAAAGCCACGCCCGTGCAGGTCAAGTTGTTTCGTCTGAAGAATGCAGCCGCTTTCAATGGCGGCGACTTCTTCACGCTCTATGAGAAGGAAGAGCAGATTCTCGGTTCGGAATTGGTATCCAAGGAGGTCGTGACGCTGCAGCCGGGCGAGACCAAGACGATTCTTGGCAAGGCAGGACCCGAGGAGCGGCTCCTGGGTGTTTTCGTCGCCTACCGGGACATCGAGAAAAGCGTCTGGCGCGGTCTGGCGCCGTTGCCGGCACCCAAGGAGCTGGGTCGCTTTTCCGTGTTTTCGCCGTCGTTCGAAGCCTCCTATGTGACGGTCAAGCTGGGCGCCAACAAGGTGGAGGTCACCTCCAACATCACCGATGTGCCCGTGCCCACTGGCGGGGGACTGCCGGGAGGCGGTGGATTGCCGCTGAATCTGCCGATCCGGTTTTGA
- the aceE gene encoding pyruvate dehydrogenase (acetyl-transferring), homodimeric type, whose product MTAQTDPQGNAGVPAGLDQQESREWMDALSAVIDREGAEYAHQLIEGLLEHARQNSVDMPFSANTGYVNTIESEQEARCPGNLEIEGRLRAYMRWNAMAMVVKANRLHPPEGGDLGGHIGSFASLANMFAAGFNHFWHAENENHGGDCLYIQGHVSPGIYARAYLEGRISEEQLLNFRQEVDGKGLSSYPHPKLMPEFWQFPTVSMGLGPLMAIYQARFLKYLHARGIANTENRKVWVFCGDGEMDEVESLGAISLAAREKLDNLIFVINCNLQRLDGPVRGNGKIIQELEGEFRGSGWNVIKLLWGKGWDELLAKDKDGVLKKIMMECNDGDYQSFKANDGAYVRQHFFGRDPRALKMVEHMSDDEIWNLRRGGHDSQKVYAAFHAANEHKGQPTVLLVKTVKGFGMGKIGEGKNTVHQTKKLGDEDIKAFRDRFNIPIPDSQIADLPFYKPADDTPEMRYLHERRKALGGYLPHRRVKASEQFTAPALDTFKAILDPTPEGREISTTQAYVRFLTQLLRDKEIGPRVVPILVDEARTFGMEGLFRQIGIYNPAGQQYTPVDKDQVMYYREDKAGQILQEGINEAGGMSSWIAAATSYSTSNRIMIPFYVYYSMFGFQRIGDLAWAAGDMQARGFLLGGTSGRTTLNGEGLQHEDGHSHILANTIPNCVSYDPTFAHEVAVIMQDGLRRMVQEQENVFYYITLLNENYAMPGLTPGTEQQIIKGMYLCKPGQKVPESGLRVQLLGSGTILRESFFAQELLLADWGIAADVWSCPSFNELTRDGQEADRWNLLHPLETQKVPFVTQQLQSHNGPVIASTDYMKAYAEQIRPFMPKGRTYKVLGTDGFGRSDFRRKLREHFEVDRHYIVVAALRALAEEGKINATTVAEAISKYGIKADKINPLHA is encoded by the coding sequence ATGACAGCTCAGACTGACCCGCAAGGCAATGCAGGCGTTCCCGCCGGCCTGGACCAACAAGAATCGCGCGAATGGATGGACGCCCTGTCGGCCGTCATCGACCGTGAAGGCGCCGAATACGCCCACCAACTGATCGAAGGCCTGCTGGAGCACGCACGCCAGAACAGCGTGGACATGCCGTTCTCGGCCAATACCGGCTATGTGAACACCATCGAGTCCGAGCAGGAGGCGCGTTGTCCCGGCAACCTGGAGATCGAAGGTCGCCTGCGTGCCTACATGCGCTGGAACGCCATGGCCATGGTGGTCAAGGCCAACCGCCTGCACCCGCCCGAAGGTGGCGACCTGGGCGGCCACATCGGCTCCTTCGCCTCGCTGGCCAACATGTTCGCGGCCGGCTTCAACCATTTCTGGCATGCCGAGAATGAAAACCATGGCGGCGATTGCCTGTACATCCAGGGCCATGTCTCGCCCGGCATCTATGCACGTGCCTACCTGGAAGGCCGCATCTCCGAGGAGCAACTGCTGAACTTCCGGCAGGAGGTGGATGGCAAGGGCCTGTCCAGCTATCCGCACCCCAAGCTCATGCCCGAGTTCTGGCAGTTCCCCACGGTATCCATGGGCCTGGGCCCGCTGATGGCCATCTACCAGGCACGTTTCCTGAAGTACCTGCATGCCCGTGGCATCGCCAACACCGAGAACCGCAAGGTCTGGGTGTTCTGCGGCGACGGTGAAATGGACGAGGTGGAATCGCTGGGCGCGATCTCGCTGGCCGCCCGCGAGAAGCTGGACAACCTGATCTTCGTGATCAACTGCAACCTGCAGCGCCTGGATGGCCCGGTGCGCGGCAACGGCAAGATCATCCAGGAACTCGAAGGCGAATTCCGCGGCTCGGGCTGGAACGTGATCAAGCTGCTGTGGGGCAAGGGCTGGGACGAGCTGCTGGCCAAGGACAAGGACGGCGTGCTCAAGAAGATCATGATGGAGTGCAACGACGGCGACTACCAGTCGTTCAAGGCCAATGACGGCGCCTACGTCCGCCAGCACTTCTTCGGCCGCGATCCGCGCGCGCTGAAGATGGTCGAGCACATGAGCGACGACGAGATCTGGAACCTGCGCCGCGGTGGCCACGATTCGCAGAAGGTCTACGCGGCCTTCCATGCGGCCAACGAGCACAAGGGTCAGCCCACCGTGCTGCTGGTCAAGACCGTCAAGGGCTTCGGCATGGGCAAGATCGGCGAGGGCAAGAACACCGTGCACCAGACCAAGAAGCTGGGCGACGAGGACATCAAGGCCTTCCGCGACCGTTTCAACATCCCGATCCCCGACAGCCAGATCGCCGACCTGCCGTTCTACAAGCCGGCCGACGACACGCCCGAGATGCGCTATCTGCACGAGCGCCGCAAGGCCCTTGGCGGCTATCTGCCGCACCGCCGCGTCAAGGCCAGCGAGCAGTTCACCGCGCCCGCGCTGGATACCTTCAAGGCCATCCTCGATCCCACGCCCGAAGGACGCGAGATCTCGACCACGCAGGCCTATGTGCGCTTCCTGACGCAGCTGCTGCGCGACAAGGAAATCGGCCCCCGCGTCGTCCCCATCCTGGTGGACGAGGCCCGTACCTTCGGCATGGAAGGCCTGTTCCGCCAGATCGGCATCTACAACCCCGCTGGCCAGCAGTACACCCCGGTCGACAAGGACCAGGTCATGTACTACCGCGAGGACAAGGCCGGCCAGATCCTGCAGGAGGGCATCAACGAAGCCGGCGGCATGAGCAGCTGGATCGCGGCGGCCACGAGCTACAGCACGAGCAACCGGATCATGATCCCGTTCTACGTGTACTACTCGATGTTCGGCTTCCAGCGCATCGGTGACCTGGCCTGGGCGGCCGGCGACATGCAGGCTCGCGGTTTCCTGCTGGGCGGCACCTCGGGCCGCACCACGCTCAATGGAGAAGGCCTGCAGCATGAGGACGGTCACAGCCACATCCTGGCCAACACCATCCCCAACTGCGTCAGCTACGACCCGACCTTCGCCCACGAAGTCGCCGTGATCATGCAGGACGGCCTGCGCCGCATGGTGCAGGAGCAGGAAAACGTCTTCTACTACATCACCCTGCTCAACGAGAACTACGCCATGCCCGGCCTGACGCCCGGCACCGAGCAGCAGATCATCAAGGGCATGTACCTGTGCAAGCCCGGCCAGAAGGTGCCCGAGAGCGGCCTGCGCGTGCAACTGCTGGGTTCTGGCACCATCCTGCGCGAATCCTTCTTCGCCCAGGAGCTGCTGCTGGCCGACTGGGGCATTGCCGCCGACGTATGGAGCTGCCCGAGCTTCAACGAGCTTACGCGTGACGGCCAGGAAGCCGACCGCTGGAACCTGCTGCATCCGCTGGAAACCCAGAAGGTGCCCTTCGTCACGCAGCAGCTGCAGTCGCACAATGGTCCGGTGATCGCCTCGACCGACTACATGAAGGCCTACGCCGAGCAGATCCGTCCCTTCATGCCCAAGGGCCGTACCTACAAGGTGCTGGGCACCGACGGCTTCGGTCGCTCGGACTTCCGCCGCAAGCTGCGCGAACACTTCGAGGTGGATCGCCACTACATCGTGGTCGCCGCGCTGCGCGCGTTGGCCGAAGAAGGCAAGATCAACGCCACCACCGTGGCCGAAGCGATCTCCAAGTACGGCATCAAGGCCGACAAGATCAACCCGCTGCACGCCTGA
- the lpdA gene encoding dihydrolipoyl dehydrogenase: MAIIDIKVPDIGDFAEVGVIELLVKPGDTVAKDQSLITVESDKASMEIPSSHAGVVKELKVGIGDKVAEGSVILTLEVAGEAAAPAPAAAASAAATPAATAADAAPAPAPVAASYAGGAADYDCDVVVLGGGPGGYSAAFRAADLGLNVVIVERYKTLGGVCLNVGCIPSKALLHVAAVVDEVKHLEVAGVKFGAPEVNIDQLRGHKDKVIAKLTGGLGQMAKMRKVTVVRGYGNFVGANHLEVEETTGDGQEKTGSKKIVQFKRAIIAAGSQAVHLPFMPKDPRVVDSTGALDLSSVPKRMLILGGGIIGLEMGTVYSTLGARLDVVEMMDGLMQGADRDLVKVWQKMNAPRFDNIMVNTKTVGAEATPEGIKVSFAPAKDGVTVPEPQVYDLVLQAVGRMPNGKKIAAEKAGVAVTDRGFIEVDIQMRTNVPHIFAIGDVVGQPMLAHKAVHEAHVAAEVIAGELQGNKELAASAFNARVIPSVAYTDPEVAWVGLTEDQAKAQGIKVKKGLFPWAASGRAIANGRDEGFTKLLFDDSPEAHGHGRILGGGIVGTHAGDMIGEIALAIEMGADAVDIGKTIHPHPTLGESLGMAAEVAHGSCTDVPPQRK; encoded by the coding sequence ATGGCAATCATCGACATCAAGGTGCCGGACATCGGCGACTTCGCCGAAGTGGGCGTGATCGAACTGCTGGTCAAGCCCGGTGACACCGTGGCCAAGGACCAGTCCCTGATCACCGTGGAGTCCGACAAGGCCTCCATGGAGATTCCCTCCAGCCATGCCGGCGTGGTCAAGGAACTCAAGGTCGGTATCGGCGACAAGGTCGCCGAGGGCTCCGTGATCCTGACCCTGGAGGTGGCAGGCGAAGCCGCGGCTCCGGCGCCTGCGGCAGCGGCTTCCGCTGCAGCCACGCCCGCGGCAACTGCGGCCGACGCGGCACCGGCTCCCGCGCCCGTGGCGGCCAGCTATGCCGGCGGTGCTGCCGACTACGACTGCGACGTGGTCGTGCTCGGCGGCGGCCCTGGCGGCTATTCGGCAGCCTTCCGCGCGGCCGACCTCGGCCTGAACGTCGTCATCGTCGAGCGCTACAAGACCCTGGGTGGCGTCTGCCTGAACGTGGGCTGCATTCCTTCCAAGGCGCTGCTGCACGTGGCTGCCGTCGTGGATGAGGTCAAGCACCTGGAAGTCGCCGGCGTCAAGTTCGGCGCGCCCGAGGTCAACATCGACCAGTTGCGCGGCCACAAGGACAAGGTCATAGCCAAGCTGACCGGCGGCCTGGGCCAGATGGCCAAGATGCGCAAGGTCACCGTGGTGCGCGGCTACGGCAATTTCGTCGGTGCCAACCACCTCGAAGTGGAAGAAACCACGGGCGACGGCCAGGAAAAGACCGGCAGCAAGAAGATCGTGCAGTTCAAGCGCGCCATCATTGCCGCCGGCAGCCAGGCCGTGCATCTGCCCTTCATGCCAAAGGATCCGCGCGTGGTGGACTCCACCGGTGCGCTGGACCTCTCCAGCGTGCCCAAGCGCATGCTGATCCTGGGTGGCGGCATCATCGGCCTGGAAATGGGCACCGTCTACTCCACGCTGGGCGCGCGCCTGGACGTGGTGGAAATGATGGACGGCCTCATGCAGGGCGCCGACCGCGACCTGGTCAAGGTCTGGCAGAAGATGAACGCGCCGCGCTTCGACAACATCATGGTCAACACCAAGACCGTAGGCGCCGAAGCCACGCCCGAAGGCATCAAGGTCAGCTTCGCGCCCGCCAAGGATGGCGTCACCGTGCCCGAGCCCCAGGTCTACGACCTGGTGTTGCAGGCCGTGGGCCGCATGCCCAACGGCAAGAAGATCGCCGCCGAGAAGGCCGGCGTGGCCGTCACGGACCGCGGCTTCATCGAGGTCGACATCCAGATGCGCACCAACGTGCCCCACATCTTCGCCATCGGTGACGTGGTGGGCCAGCCCATGCTGGCGCACAAGGCCGTGCACGAGGCCCACGTGGCCGCCGAAGTCATCGCCGGGGAACTGCAAGGCAACAAGGAACTGGCCGCCAGCGCCTTCAACGCCCGCGTGATTCCCAGCGTGGCCTATACCGATCCCGAGGTGGCGTGGGTGGGTCTGACCGAAGACCAGGCCAAGGCGCAGGGCATCAAGGTCAAGAAGGGCCTGTTCCCATGGGCTGCCTCCGGCCGCGCCATCGCCAATGGCCGCGATGAAGGCTTCACCAAGCTGCTGTTCGATGACAGCCCCGAGGCGCACGGCCATGGCCGCATCCTGGGCGGTGGCATCGTGGGCACGCATGCGGGCGACATGATCGGCGAGATCGCGCTGGCCATCGAAATGGGTGCTGATGCCGTGGACATCGGCAAGACCATCCATCCCCATCCCACGCTGGGCGAAAGCCTCGGCATGGCGGCCGAGGTGGCACACGGCTCCTGCACGGATGTGCCGCCCCAACGCAAATAG
- a CDS encoding DotU family type VI secretion system protein yields the protein MSRPIEQVAEGEGPAGVRPQGAGPEEGVNGAEEITWLDSPDVVSGSNPLVIAANPVLNLVPQIRSTPQLADITGLRDFLVDKIHGFERRARELNIAPETIIGARYCLCTLLDESAAITPWGGSGIWSRHSLLVTFHNETWGGEKFFQLLSKLAQNPQQYRDLLELMYYCISLGLEGRFRVADNGRAQLETLRQRLWSILRDLGVGSDDSLSPHWKGAAGAGHSGWRLLPVWVVACVAGLLGVVCYLWFSFSLAGRSDAVFARISALQMNAPVVSAPRAGPIRLSGFLEPEIREGLVTVRDEADRSIIVLRGDGLFASGASTVLGPYLPVLARVADALASQQGDVVVSGYTDNVPIRTARYPSNFELSQDRADHVAAILRSRGVAAARVRAQGLGDASPVADNGSAEGRARNRRVEVVLFAVPVGSDRK from the coding sequence GTGTCCAGACCAATAGAACAAGTTGCAGAGGGCGAGGGGCCTGCCGGCGTGCGGCCGCAGGGCGCAGGCCCGGAGGAGGGCGTCAATGGCGCGGAGGAGATCACCTGGCTGGACTCTCCGGATGTGGTCAGCGGCTCCAATCCGCTGGTGATCGCCGCCAATCCCGTGCTCAACCTGGTGCCGCAGATCCGCAGCACGCCTCAGCTGGCGGATATCACCGGGCTGCGCGACTTCCTCGTGGACAAGATCCATGGGTTCGAGCGCAGGGCACGGGAGCTGAATATCGCTCCCGAAACCATCATCGGCGCACGCTACTGCCTGTGCACCCTGCTCGACGAGTCCGCCGCCATCACGCCCTGGGGCGGGTCCGGCATCTGGTCGCGCCACAGCCTGCTCGTGACGTTCCACAACGAGACCTGGGGCGGCGAGAAGTTCTTCCAGCTGCTGTCCAAGCTCGCGCAGAACCCCCAGCAGTACCGCGACCTGCTGGAATTGATGTACTACTGCATTTCGCTGGGCCTGGAAGGGCGCTTTCGCGTGGCCGACAACGGCCGTGCGCAACTGGAGACGCTGCGCCAGCGCCTGTGGTCCATCCTGCGTGATCTGGGCGTGGGCTCCGATGACAGTCTGTCGCCACATTGGAAGGGGGCCGCTGGTGCCGGCCATTCGGGATGGCGCCTGCTTCCGGTATGGGTCGTCGCCTGCGTCGCGGGTCTTCTGGGCGTGGTCTGCTATCTGTGGTTTTCGTTCTCGCTGGCCGGCCGCTCGGATGCGGTGTTCGCCAGGATCAGTGCCTTGCAGATGAATGCCCCTGTCGTCTCTGCTCCCCGGGCGGGACCGATCAGGTTGAGCGGTTTTCTCGAACCGGAGATCCGCGAAGGCCTGGTCACCGTCCGGGACGAGGCCGACCGCAGCATCATCGTGCTCAGGGGCGATGGGCTCTTCGCCTCCGGCGCCTCGACGGTTCTGGGACCCTACCTGCCCGTGCTGGCACGGGTGGCCGATGCCCTTGCGTCCCAGCAGGGCGATGTGGTGGTCAGCGGCTACACCGACAACGTTCCCATCCGCACCGCGCGCTACCCCTCGAACTTCGAGCTGTCCCAGGACCGCGCAGACCATGTCGCTGCCATCCTGCGCAGCCGTGGCGTGGCTGCGGCCCGGGTCCGGGCCCAGGGCCTGGGGGATGCAAGCCCGGTTGCGGACAATGGCTCGGCTGAGGGGCGGGCACGCAACCGCCGTGTGGAGGTGGTGCTGTTCGCAGTGCCGGTTGGCTCGGATAGAAAATGA